Below is a genomic region from Henckelia pumila isolate YLH828 chromosome 3, ASM3356847v2, whole genome shotgun sequence.
ATCAAAAAACTTTAATCGCAAAAAGAGCGCACGGAGTTCGCTTCAATTTATCATTAAGGCAAAAACAAAATCCAACAATTCGTACCTTCAGGGACCACATGAAGCCTAGGCAAACCCCCTGGAACAGCATCCACGTACAATGGACCATTCCTGATCCTATCCTCCATCTGACCTCCGCCACCACCAGAGAACGCCGTCACATCCGGCATAGACGCCGACTCCCGCCGGTCCCTCCCTTTCCGACGCGTTCGCGAGGGGTACTTCTTCAAATGCTTCACCAAGTCACCGTCCTCCTCCTCCACCACCGCGCCATCGTCTCTCTCCCTCTCTATCGCCTTCGCAAACTCCAGCAACTGGCTGAGAGTCTTCCTGTGCACATAGTACGCCGAAACCGCCACAACCGACGCCCCGAAGAACGCCGCCATTGCTAAATGCAACGAGTAAGTGTCCATCGCAGTAGAGAACACACAAGAATACGCAGATTTCTTGGTTTTCGATGGAGAATACTAACGAACAGTATAGAGATGAGCTCTGGTTGTGTAGCGTCAGACTAGACTAGAGCTCGCACTACTTATACAGAGGGACGGAGAACTGTAGGAAGAGCACCGAACAGAACTGTACATTTTATTCAATCTGTGATGATtggataataaaataataataattaggaAAAGGTCCTTATTTTTCAGGTGACCGATACGGATAATCGAATTATCTTTTGTTTTGTTGGGAGCGAGAGCTTTTGGTGCTGTGCGTACAGTGAGATTTTGGATGATTGACGCGTTCccaccatttttttaaaaatattttattcgcTATCCTTAGTTAAATAATTCCACGTTTTTCTATCAATAATTACGGGAAATTTTTAGCCGTCCCATAGGTAGTGCCCGATTTGGCAGATCCAATTGCTCGGGTCATTTTGCACATCACATCATTGTGATGTGTCATAGCCCGGGGCCGTTGGATTGCCCTCCGGGCACTATCTCGAAGGACGGCATAGAATTTCTCAATAATTACATCGCCtcaactatttaaatttaaattattttaagagaattagaattgataaaaaaaaattgagatgatCTTaaggtttattttattttacaagttTTTTATATTGgttattcattaaaaaatattatattttatgtcaaaagtattatttattattataaatatgaatagaATTGACTTGTCTCACGGATGAGACCATCTCACAGAAATGTTAGTAACGTGAATTATATTAAGAGTTAATTGGTAAAAAATCTTTTGTCATGTGTTTCATTATAATAATTCAgtttttttaagaatatttttttgCACTTCttgattcataaaaaaattgtatatacCCTCTGGGCTCAAAAATCATATTCGAAGATAAAAATAGGTATACAAAATTGAAAATCAAGTATAAATATATGAAATTTCAATACTAACTGTTTCAAATTTGGaataaaaataagtttttttggACCATCTTCAACCACAAATATCATTTTGATGCAAGTTTTGAATGTGcaatttttgcaccaaatacaaCATTCATCACCAACTCATTTACACCAAATCTTAcatcaaaaaaaatattctaaaaatattctttttatttcacatatattaattacttttattcaacatatttttacaaattatataattaatattgtttttataaaaaaaaatattttatcgttaataaataattttacaaattatataattaatatttttatataaattaatttatagataatacaaattaatatatgaaaattattaaaattgataaatatGGGTACGACTTCAAACATAAGACGACCACAAAATGGATACAACTTCAAACATAACACGAATACAAAAGGGATACAACATCAAATATAACACATACAAATTATAAACATAATACAAATATAATTTCAAACATAATACTTAGACCGTTCGAGTACAACATCAAACATTTGAACTATTATATTCATCCTACAAATGATCAATTAAAGCATTCCGCAGAGCGAAGTGAGCATCtttgtcttttatttttttatatcgactgagaaattcttggaactttATATTCTCATCGACAATCATCTCTACTTCTGGAACATGTGTTTCTCTCGCATCTTGAATGGGTGCACTGAGGTCGCGTTCATCGTCGATAATCATGTTGTGCATTATGATACATGATGTCATTATGTCATGTAAATGACGTTTCTTCCAACCACGTGCTGGGGATGCCACGAAAGAAAATCGTGATTGAAGAACTCCAAATGCACGCTCAACGTCTTTTCTGCAGGATTTTTGCTTCATTGCGAAATATTTCTTTTTTGGTCCGCGTGGATCATGAATGCTTTGCACAATAGTTGACCATTTCGGATAAATACAATCAGCTAATTAATATCCCATATCATATTCTTTTCCTCCAATTTTGTAATAAGCAGTATGAGCAATACATTGTGCAAGTTTGGAGAATAAACCAGCCGTCTTCAACACATTTATAACATTATTGGTTCCGGGCATCCCAAAATATGCATGCCATATCCAAAGATCATAATTGGCTACTGCTTCTAAAATGATAGTCGGAGAACCACTACAACCTGCATATTGGCCTTCCCAAGCCGTTGGGCAATTTTTCCACTTCCAGTGCATACAGTCAAGACTTCCCAGCATCCCTGGGAAACTTCGTTGTTCACATATATAGAGTAGTATGGCAACATCATCTGAAGTAGGTGATCTCAAGTATTGTTCTGCAAAAACTTCTGCTATAGCCCGATAAAACTGTTGCATACACTTAATTGCAGTAGATTCTCCAATTTTGATATATTCATCAGTGGCATCCGCGGGTAAAGAATATGCTAGCATTTTCAATGTGGCTGTTTTTTTTTACATAGTCGATAGACCGAGGCGCCCCACACCATCATTTCGTTGTCATGATTCTTTACACCATCAACGATACAAAGGAACATATTTTGAGACATTCAAAATCGTCTTCGAAACATTGTTTCATTATATGTTGGATTTTCAGCAAAGTAATCATTGAACAGATTACAATCGACGATTTCCCGATCACGATGGATGACTACGTGACCTGGAATCGAACCTCCATGTGTGGCTCCTTGCTCTTGTTGGACGATGTATGGAGCAACCAACTCTTGCTCTTGAGCTATGACATTTAAAACtgcttttcttttatttgtaaaattctCAACAACATTCATCCAATCGTTCTGTGTTTCATCTTCTTTGCCCGACAATGAAGATGAGCTAGAAGACGATACATTTGAATTGGATTAAGAATTCATTTTTAAGATAATGAGAAGGTAAAATGAGTGGTGTGAGAAAATATGATAATTCGATCACATTATATAATAGTTTTTAAGAATATAACCGTTGGATGGATTACACTCGGATCAAAATCATGACCGTTGGTATAGATTTCAGATCTATATCACAACCGTTGGATGGATTACACTCGGATCAAGATCGTGACCCTTGGTATAGATTTCAGATCTATATCACAACCATTCAAATCTATATCACCACTGTTGGATGGATTACACTCGGATCAAGTCGTGACCATTGGTATATATTTCAAATCTATATCACAACCATTGGATGGATTACACTCGGATCAATATTGTGACCCTTGGTATAGATTTCAGATCTATATCACAACCGTTGGATGAATTACACTTGGATCAAGATCGTGACTGTTGGTATAGATTTCAGATCTATATCACAACCGTTGGATTAGATTCCATCTGATTGTATTTTCGGTATAAATAACCTACAGCAAGATCATTATCAttacacctacaaaattcaatATTATCATCTCTTTCAAACAAGATAATGACATCCAATACTAGAACTGCTTCTTACACCATTGAAGAAGATAGGATTCTATGTCATATGTATCTTGATATAACACAAAATCCTATCATAGGTATCAATCAATCAAAAGATCAGTTCTGTAACCGTGTTGAAGAAGCTTACAACAGCAGCAAACCAAACAGCCTACAAGCAAGTAACAAAATATCACTGCAGTGTCGCATGAAAACTATACTTCGTCAAGTTGGAAGATTGAGGGAATGCATTCGTCAAATTGaaattgtagtacctaaaaatccaatctactaatatgatatattaaattaaataaagttattattattatttttaagtttaattgatttaaattctttatttgcattatgtgttaatagaatattatttatttattcaaattattttattgtgcaacttatttattttttaaaaatattttaaaggtataagcttgcttatttaaatgattttaattttaattgtttagtttattcatttaaataattttaattttttagcttaattatttaaatacttttgattgtccaacttattcattttaaataaattgtgtttagctatttgttattttaaaatagtttaaatgcctagattatttatttcaaaGCTTTTATCTATCCAAATCATTTTTaagactttttttttattttccgctcgtgtatttatt
It encodes:
- the LOC140889571 gene encoding uncharacterized protein yields the protein MLAYSLPADATDEYIKIGESTAIKCMQQFYRAIAEVFAEQYLRSPTSDDVAILLYICEQRSFPGMLGSLDCMHWKWKNCPTAWEGQYAGCSGSPTIILEAVANYDLWIWHAYFGMPGTNNVINVLKTAGLFSKLAQCIAHTAYYKIGGKEYDMGY